The following are encoded together in the Juglans microcarpa x Juglans regia isolate MS1-56 chromosome 2D, Jm3101_v1.0, whole genome shotgun sequence genome:
- the LOC121250185 gene encoding uncharacterized protein LOC121250185, with protein MEGGEGRCMKRYAVGVQDKVIMNRIMLRFRPIAPKPATGGSVSGGSATDNKDVFMKKGRTKRKYVRVRKNRGTRPKKNTTEGEMKEYKDGLNKKVVTLQLLPENSERNESPESGSGCSSDCTETIKNGQGIGVPPMCLNFNKAVRNDLGRTVGMRQMRGVMESWVTVESVTDTCMDVRRLGSTDVERMRNLEEDACPGFVSDESNRVFWVNGAFKKMMSYRNDGLSPEIITVWLVAEEKLPYLYTAFTCQVKLQYRRGKDNFSQILPCDAWKMDGGGFAWRLDVEAALSLGR; from the coding sequence ATGGAGGGAGGAGAAGGGCGGTGCATGAAAAGGTACGCGGTTGGTGTGCAGGACAAGGTTATTATGAATCGGATAATGCTCAGATTCCGGCCGATTGCGCCGAAACCGGCTACCGGAGGCTCTGTTTCAGGTGGTTCAGCGACTGATAACAAGGACGTGTTTATGAAAAAAGGAAGAACAAAGAGAAAGTATGTTAGGGTTCGGAAGAATCGTGGGACAAGACCCAAAAAAAACACAACCGAGGgagaaatgaaagaatataAAGATGGGTTGAACAAGAAGGTGGTGACTCTGCAACTTTTGCCAGAGAATAGTGAACGGAATGAATCTCCCGAGAGTGGATCTGGGTGCAGTTCTGATTGTACGGAAACAATCAAGAACGGTCAGGGAATTGGGGTCCCACCCATGTGTTTGAACTTCAACAAGGCTGTCCGTAATGACCTGGGTAGGACGGTGGGGATGCGACAGATGAGGGGTGTAATGGAGTCGTGGGTGACGGTGGAGAGCGTGACCGACACATGCATGGATGTGCGAAGGCTGGGGAGTACGGACGTGGAGCGGATGAGAAATCTGGAAGAGGACGCGTGTCCCGGGTTCGTGTCGGACGAATCGAATAGGGTTTTCTGGGTGAATGGGGCTTTCAAGAAGATGATGAGCTACCGTAACGACGGCCTGTCACCGGAAATAATAACGGTGTGGTTAGTGGCGGAAGAGAAGCTGCCGTACTTGTACACGGCCTTTACGTGCCAGGTAAAGCTGCAATACAGGCGGGGGAAGGATAACTTCTCGCAAATACTGCCTTGTGATGCGTGGAAGATGGACGGTGGAGGATTTGCATGGAGGCTTGACGTTGAAGCTGCCCTTAGTTTGGGCCGTTGA
- the LOC121250184 gene encoding uncharacterized protein LOC121250184, with protein MDDADRWNVKNIGCQRQDKTIFNRMMLRFRPIAPKPATSGSNSLPENKNNTFVAKARKKRKYVRLRTDNNGYKKKKMVPVEESKDGLDKKILTLQLLPEKDLDTGGTGSKVTLQLLPEGAEKKDLDTGDTGSKVDPTAGKLAADDNEDGDPRMGLKDKKWVFASVNPDAESDRTVVTAAMRVVESWVTVASVTDTCMDVRWLGCTDGEIIKNLERDTCPGFISDGFDRVQWVNEAYKRMVSEDGDGQLPECTVRLVAKEKFEFPYLHPGFTGQVRLQHTWRNQKCSKVMPCDVWRMEFGGFAWRLDVKAALSLGL; from the coding sequence ATGGACGATGCTGATCGCTGGAACGTGAAAAATATCGGTTGTCAGCGGCAAGATAAGACGATATTCAACCGGATGATGCTCAGATTCCGTCCGATTGCACCGAAACCGGCCACCAGCGGCTCCAACTCTCTGCCGGAGAACAAAAACAACACTTTTGTTGCGAAagcaaggaagaagagaaagtaCGTCAGACTTCGCACGGATAATAATGgatacaagaaaaagaagatggtTCCTGTGGAAGAGAGCAAAGACGGGTTGGACAAGAAGATTCTGACACTGCAACTGTTGCCTGAGAAAGATCTAGACACCGGAGGCACCGGGTCTAAGGTGACACTGCAACTGTTGCCTGAGGGAGCTGAAAAGAAAGATCTAGACACCGGAGACACCGGGTCTAAGGTTGATCCTACCGCTGGGAAACTTGCAGCCGACGATAATGAGGATGGGGACCCCCGAATGGGGCTGAAGGACAAAAAATGGGTGTTTGCTAGCGTGAATCCCGATGCCGAGTCAGATCGGACAGTGGTTACGGCGGCGATGAGGGTGGTGGAGTCCTGGGTGACAGTAGCTAGCGTGACAGACACGTGCATGGATGTACGATGGTTAGGGTGTACGGACGGAGAAATAATTAAGAATCTCGAAAGGGACACGTGTCCGGGGTTTATATCAGACGGCTTCGACAGGGTACAGTGGGTAAATGAGGCGTATAAGAGGATGGTGAGTGAGGACGGTGACGGGCAGTTACCGGAGTGTACAGTGAGGTTGGTGGCGAAGGAGAAGTTTGAGTTTCCCTATTTACACCCGGGGTTTACGGGTCAAGTGAGGCTACAGCATACGTGGCGGAACCAGAAATGTTCAAAGGTGATGCCCTGTGATGTGTGGAGGATGGAGTTCGGAGGGTTTGCATGGAGGTTGGACGTCAAGGCAGCGCTAAGTCTGGGGCTTTAG
- the LOC121250395 gene encoding cytochrome c1-2, heme protein, mitochondrial, with amino-acid sequence MAGRVIHQLLRRKLESQSTTSPFLSSLITRKDDVGYTGMNSLRALALLGAGVSGLLSFGTITSADEAEHGLPPPHYPWPHKGILSSYDHASIRRGHQVYQQVCASCHSMSLISYRDLVGVAYTEEETKAMAAEIEVVDGPNDEGEMFTRPGKLSDRFPQPYSNEQAARFANGGAYPPDLSLITKARHDGQNYAFALLTGYRDPPAGVSIREGLHYNPYFPGGAIAMPKMLNDGAVEYEDGTPATEAQMGKDVVTFLSWAAEPEMEERKLMGFKWIFVLSLALLQAAYYRRLKWSVLKSRKLVLDVVN; translated from the exons ATGGCTGGACGAGTGATCCACCAGTTACTGAGAAGGAAACTTGAATCTCAGTCAACA ACCTCTCCTTTTTTGTCATCTCTCATCACAAGGAAAGATGATGTTGGGTATACTGGCATGAATTCCCTAAGGGCACTTGCACTCCTTGGAGCTGGTGTTTCAGGGCTTTTAAGTTTTGGAACGATAACATCTGCTGATGAGGCTGAACATGGATTACCGCCTCCTCACTATCCCTGGCCTCACAAGGGCATTCTCAGTTCATATGATCATGCTTC GATTCGTCGTGGTCATCAGGTTTACCAACAGGTCTGTGCATCTTGTCATTCTATGTCACTTATATCATACCGTGATTTGGTGGGTGTTGCATACACGGAAGAGGAGACAAAGGCTATGGCAGCAGAGATTGAAGTGGTTGATGGGCCTAATGATGAGGGTGAGATGTTTACACGCCCTGGTAAACTCAGCGACCGTTTTCCTCAGCCTTATTCAAATGAACAAGCTGCTAGGTTTGCTAATGGAGGGGCCTATCCTCCAGATCTAAGTCTTATCACCAAA GCTCGTCATGATGGTCAGAACTATGCATTTGCCCTTTTGACTGGTTATCGTGATCCCCCTGCTGGTGTCTCG ATTCGGGAGGGGCTGCATTATAATCCTTATTTTCCTGGCGGAGCAATTGCAATGCCTAAAATGCTTAATGATGGTGCCGTAGAGTATGAAGATGGTACACCTGCAACAGAAGCTCAG ATGGGGAAAGATGTTGTGACATTCTTGTCATGGGCTGCAGAACCCGAGATGGAAGAGAGGAAACTG ATGGGATTCAAATGGATATTCGTACTATCACTGGCATTACTTCAAGCTGCATATTACCGTCGCTTGAAGTGGTCGGTTCTCAAGTCTCGCAAGCTGGTTCTCGACGTTGTGAATTAG